From Fibrobacterota bacterium, the proteins below share one genomic window:
- a CDS encoding acyl--CoA ligase has translation MPSVSGRTWISREKETPGEDAVPQAGTDGHWRGFAEFLRERAQRHGDRTALAWSDVTGMRSGRFSYRELHATALRLAARLEAMGVVPGDRVALLSESRPEWGAAFFGVQIAGAVLVPMDAKATKAELGAIVTDSRPVVILASRACAEMAAGLRSPGNAILELESLRTDTLPPAMPFPDKRRADLALIVYTSGTTGTAKGALITVGNLLFQIEAQRQGFGITSDDRFLSILPLNHLFELTCGMLGVIHAGARVYYCRSLLPSEVTNALRRRKVTYMIAVPFFLRLVARQMRSAVAAKGRWRRALFSAWQGLAPWLPAAARRMVFRPVHEALGGNLRAFISGGAPLDAATEDFLARLGLVVFQGYGLTETSPVISANRPHGARAGTVGRPWPGIEVRIVPVDAEGEDAKGGDAEGEIRTRGPHVMAGYHGRADLTAEAFDAEGWFRTGDLGCLDADGFLRITGRIKSLIVLEGGKKIHPEEPEELLARLDWVKEACVLAMPGRDGKEEVVAVIVPQPDCSARKADGMGIDAALAELSPWKRPARVFFSEQELPRTATRKVRRDAVKAMLGKAGAEGMACPPT, from the coding sequence ATGCCAAGCGTTTCCGGCCGGACATGGATTTCCAGGGAGAAAGAGACGCCCGGGGAGGACGCCGTTCCCCAAGCGGGAACGGACGGCCATTGGCGCGGATTCGCGGAATTCCTGCGGGAACGCGCGCAGCGTCACGGCGACCGTACCGCGCTGGCCTGGTCGGACGTTACGGGAATGCGATCGGGCCGCTTCAGCTACCGGGAATTGCATGCGACCGCCCTTCGCCTGGCCGCGCGCCTGGAGGCGATGGGCGTGGTCCCCGGCGACCGCGTCGCCTTGCTTTCGGAATCAAGGCCGGAGTGGGGTGCCGCCTTTTTCGGGGTCCAGATCGCCGGGGCCGTGCTGGTGCCAATGGACGCAAAGGCCACTAAGGCGGAACTCGGCGCCATCGTCACGGATTCCCGCCCTGTCGTCATCCTCGCCTCGCGCGCATGCGCGGAAATGGCGGCCGGCCTCCGCTCGCCGGGCAATGCCATCTTGGAACTCGAATCCCTGCGGACGGATACCTTGCCGCCAGCGATGCCCTTCCCCGATAAGCGCCGCGCCGACCTGGCCCTCATCGTTTACACGTCGGGAACCACGGGAACGGCCAAGGGGGCCTTGATCACGGTGGGCAATCTCCTTTTCCAGATAGAGGCCCAGAGGCAGGGCTTCGGCATCACTTCCGACGATCGATTCCTGTCCATCCTCCCCCTCAACCACCTATTCGAACTCACCTGCGGCATGCTGGGGGTGATCCACGCGGGCGCGCGCGTCTATTATTGCCGGAGCCTCCTTCCTTCCGAGGTAACGAACGCGTTACGTAGGCGCAAGGTTACCTACATGATCGCGGTCCCCTTCTTCTTGCGTCTGGTGGCCAGGCAGATGCGTTCCGCGGTGGCGGCCAAGGGCAGGTGGCGGCGGGCCTTGTTCTCGGCGTGGCAGGGCTTGGCCCCCTGGCTTCCGGCGGCGGCGCGGCGCATGGTTTTCCGTCCCGTGCATGAAGCCCTGGGCGGCAATCTGCGCGCCTTCATCTCCGGAGGGGCGCCCCTGGACGCGGCCACGGAGGATTTCCTGGCGCGCTTGGGCTTGGTCGTTTTCCAGGGCTATGGGCTGACCGAAACCAGTCCCGTGATCAGCGCCAACCGGCCCCACGGCGCGCGCGCGGGTACCGTGGGCCGTCCCTGGCCGGGCATCGAGGTCCGCATCGTCCCGGTGGATGCGGAAGGCGAAGACGCGAAGGGCGGGGATGCGGAAGGCGAAATCCGCACCCGCGGGCCCCATGTCATGGCCGGCTACCATGGCCGGGCGGACCTCACGGCGGAAGCCTTCGATGCCGAGGGCTGGTTCCGCACCGGGGACTTGGGTTGCCTGGATGCGGACGGATTCTTGCGGATCACCGGCCGGATCAAGAGCCTGATCGTGCTGGAAGGCGGGAAGAAAATCCACCCCGAGGAACCGGAGGAATTGCTGGCGCGCCTGGACTGGGTAAAGGAAGCCTGCGTGCTGGCCATGCCCGGACGGGACGGTAAGGAAGAGGTCGTGGCCGTGATCGTTCCGCAGCCGGATTGTTCGGCACGCAAGGCCGATGGCATGGGAATCGATGCGGCCTTGGCGGAGCTCTCGCCCTGGAAGCGGCCCGCGCGCGTATTCTTTTCCGAACAGGAACTCCCGCGCACGGCCACGCGCAAGGTGAGGCGGGACGCGGTCAAGGCCATGCTCGGCAAGGCCGGAGCGGAAGGGATGGCATGCCCGCCTACCTGA